A DNA window from Aquarana catesbeiana isolate 2022-GZ linkage group LG01, ASM4218655v1, whole genome shotgun sequence contains the following coding sequences:
- the LOC141124109 gene encoding beta-1,4-galactosyltransferase galt-1-like — translation MWKYKRVIFNTISIFICIVVISYSYYVEIRHPKMRSHGPPIATDTITALDSRTFIISPYYEPRLGQSVRVIAIIHVSVKELYCIFHCSPNQNISVRAEVDLHSDRFGFPYGTADLLCAEPSGCNYTYMSFSSTDSTNTSQNLLFEVMNRPPQPISSSFTVCISALYGNYNNVLQMIQSIKMYKILGASRVTIYNNNCSQNVDKVLRHYIDEGILEIVPWPIDRHLRTTNKWRYSKGLNAEIGYFGQTATLNDCLYRNMYKSKFVLLNDIDEIIFPVKDWDWSSLMESLQNKHPDTSVFYVENHIFPNSVNISGFDLWSHVPGVNILRHSFREPIDWKVFNTRKMIVNPRDVFQTSIHSALKHSRHWVNLESGMAITFHCRHKRRNDITSEHLIPDDILRRYNMSLVPNVDKVIQRLFSQ, via the coding sequence ATGTGGAAATATAAAAGAGTCATATTCAACACAATATCCATATTTATTTGCATTGTTGTCATTTCTTACTCCTACTATGTAGAAATCAGACATCCGAAGATGAGATCTCATGGACCTCCTATTGCCACAGACACCATTACAGCTCTGGACAGTCGAACATTTATCATCTCCCCGTATTATGAGCCTAGACTTGGCCAATCAGTCCGGGTCATCGCCATCATCCATGTATCTGTGAAAGAGCTCTACTGTATCTTCCATTGTTCCCCCAATCAGAACATCTCTGTCAGGGCAGAAGTAGATCTTCACAGTGACAGATTTGGGTTCCCATATGGAACAGCAGATCTTCTATGTGCAGAACCTTCGGGGTGTAATTACACTTATATGTCTTTCTCTTCAACTGATTCCACAAATACAAGTCAGAATCTTCTGTTTGAAGTCATGAACCGTCCACCACAACCAATCTCCTCCAGTTTCACCGTCTGTATTTCTGCTTTGTATGGAAACTACAACAATGTCCTCCAGATGATCCAGAGTATTAAGATGTACAAGATTCTGGGGGCCTCTAGAGTGACCATCTATAACAACAATTGTTCCCAGAATGTAGATAAGGTGTTACGTCATTACATTGATGAAGGAATTCTAGAGATTGTGCCATGGCCAATAGACCGCCATCTTCGAACAACAAATAAATGGCGTTATTCCAAAGGACTCAATGCTGAGATTGGTTATTTTGGACAAACTGCAACTTTGAATGATTGTCTATACAGGAACATGTACAAAAGTAAGTTTGTTCTGCTCAATGACATTGATGAAATTATTTTTCCAGTCAAGGACTGGGACTGGTCATCCCTGATGGAGAGTCTCCAGAATAAACACCCAGATACAAGTGTCTTCTACGTTGAGAATCACATCTTCCCAAATTCAGTCAACATCTCTGGATTTGACCTGTGGTCTCACGTTCCTGGGGTCAATATTCTCCGTCACAGCTTTCGAGAACCTATTGATTGGAAGGTCTTTAATACCCGCAAAATGATTGTGAACCCCAGGGACGTATTTCAGACCTCCATCCACTCAGCTCTGAAACACAGCAGACATTGGGTGAATCTAGAATCAGGTATGGCCATCACCTTCCACTGTAGACACAAAAGAAGGAATGACATCACCTCAGAACACCTCATTCCCGATGATATATTGAGAAGATACAATATGTCTTTAGTGCCCAACGTCGATAAGGTGATTCAGAGACTTTTTTCCCAGTAA